One segment of Pontibacter akesuensis DNA contains the following:
- the hppD gene encoding 4-hydroxyphenylpyruvate dioxygenase: MATDTLQAKATATDILPLNGTDHIEFYVGNAKQAAHFYQTAFGFKLVAYAGPETGVRDRASYVLQQEKIRFVFTTAISPDSDIARHVHQHGDGVKVLALWVDDAEEAFRGTVARGAKPALEPKTLTDEHGEVKLASIQTYGETIHTFVERKNYSGPFMPGYVARTTELEVQPAGLKYVDHCVGNVELGKMNEWVKFYEDVMGFKLLLTFDDNDISTEYTALMSKVVSNGNGYIKFPINEPAEGKKKSQIDEYLEFYRGAGVQHIAVATNDILETVSNLRSRGVEFLRVPDTYYEDLLDRVGHIDEDMEDLKRLNLLVDRDDEGYLLQIFTKPVEDRPTVFFEIIQRKGAKSFGKGNFKALFEAIEREQALRGNL; this comes from the coding sequence ATGGCAACAGATACCTTACAGGCCAAAGCAACGGCTACTGATATTCTCCCCCTCAACGGCACCGATCACATCGAGTTTTATGTGGGAAACGCTAAGCAGGCGGCTCACTTTTACCAGACCGCCTTCGGCTTTAAACTCGTAGCCTATGCCGGCCCGGAAACAGGCGTGCGCGACCGTGCCTCCTATGTGCTGCAGCAGGAGAAGATCCGCTTTGTGTTCACCACGGCTATCAGCCCTGATTCTGACATTGCGCGCCACGTGCACCAGCACGGCGACGGCGTGAAGGTGCTGGCCCTGTGGGTAGATGATGCCGAAGAAGCGTTCAGGGGAACAGTGGCGCGTGGCGCAAAGCCTGCCCTGGAGCCGAAGACTCTGACAGACGAGCACGGCGAGGTGAAGCTGGCCTCTATCCAAACCTACGGTGAAACCATCCATACCTTTGTGGAGCGCAAAAACTACAGCGGGCCGTTTATGCCCGGCTATGTTGCCCGCACCACCGAATTGGAGGTTCAGCCCGCCGGCCTGAAGTATGTAGACCACTGCGTGGGAAACGTGGAGTTGGGTAAGATGAACGAGTGGGTGAAGTTTTATGAGGATGTGATGGGCTTTAAGCTGCTGCTCACCTTTGACGACAACGACATCAGCACTGAGTACACGGCCCTCATGTCGAAGGTAGTGTCAAACGGCAACGGCTACATTAAATTCCCAATAAACGAGCCGGCTGAAGGCAAGAAAAAGTCGCAGATTGACGAATACCTGGAGTTTTACCGAGGGGCTGGTGTGCAGCACATCGCCGTCGCTACTAATGATATCCTGGAGACGGTAAGCAACCTGCGCAGCCGCGGTGTGGAGTTCCTGCGCGTGCCGGACACCTACTACGAGGACCTGCTTGACCGCGTGGGCCACATCGACGAGGACATGGAAGACCTAAAGCGCCTGAACCTGCTGGTAGACCGCGACGATGAAGGCTACCTGCTCCAGATTTTCACCAAACCCGTGGAGGACCGCCCGACAGTATTCTTTGAGATTATTCAGCGAAAGGGAGCTAAATCCTTTGGCAAGGGCAACTTTAAGGCGCTGTTTGAGGCCATAGAGCGCGAGCAGGCGCTGCGAGGCAACCTTTAG
- a CDS encoding phospho-sugar mutase translates to MIETSIKQKIDQWLSGNYDEATKTEINGMLEREEHEALSDAFYRDLEFGTGGLRGIMGAGSNRMNRYTLGMATQGLCNYLKQNFPDQEIKVAIAHDSRNNSPEFARISADIFSANGITVYLFEELRPTPELSFAIRYLGCQSGVVVTASHNPKEYNGYKVYWNDGAQVTAPHDKNIIGEVGKITSIDEVKFQPDASKIHMLGKELDEAYIEQVLQLSVSKEAIKNQHDLKIVYTPLHGTGITLVPEVLQRFGFTNVHIVEEQAKADGNFPTVVYPNPEEKEAMTLALNKAKEIDADLVLATDPDSDRVGIAVKNQNGEFVLLNGNQTGALLINYLLQAWQKAGKLTGKEFVVKTIVTTDLIKDIADSYDVTMYETLTGFKYIAEVIREKEGQEVYIGGGEESYGYMIGDFVRDKDGISACALIAEMAAVAKDNGQSLFEMMVSMYEKYNFYKEELVSITKKGQRGAEEIQQMMAEMRSNPPKQIAGSDVVEVRDYKMSTRKLVMTGEEQKLTLESSNVLQYVTEDGSKISARPSGTEPKIKFYMSVNEPLASASNYEATEHKLDQKVQQILVDLKLK, encoded by the coding sequence ATGATCGAAACATCCATCAAACAGAAAATTGACCAGTGGTTGTCCGGCAACTATGACGAGGCAACGAAAACAGAGATAAACGGCATGCTGGAGCGCGAGGAGCACGAGGCACTCTCGGATGCGTTTTACCGCGACCTGGAGTTTGGCACCGGCGGCCTGCGCGGCATTATGGGTGCAGGCAGCAACCGCATGAACCGCTACACGCTGGGCATGGCCACACAGGGCCTTTGCAACTACCTGAAGCAGAATTTTCCGGACCAGGAAATTAAAGTGGCGATTGCCCACGACAGCCGTAACAACTCACCAGAATTCGCGCGCATCTCTGCTGATATTTTCTCGGCCAACGGCATCACGGTATACTTGTTCGAGGAGCTCCGCCCTACTCCTGAGTTATCATTTGCGATTCGTTATTTAGGATGCCAAAGCGGTGTGGTGGTAACGGCATCACACAACCCAAAGGAGTATAACGGCTACAAAGTATACTGGAACGACGGCGCGCAGGTAACGGCGCCGCACGACAAGAACATCATCGGCGAGGTTGGCAAAATCACCTCCATTGACGAGGTAAAATTTCAGCCGGACGCCAGTAAGATTCACATGCTTGGCAAGGAGTTGGACGAGGCCTATATCGAGCAGGTGCTGCAGCTGTCCGTTTCAAAAGAAGCCATAAAAAACCAGCATGACCTGAAAATCGTGTACACGCCGCTACACGGTACGGGCATTACGTTGGTACCGGAAGTACTGCAGCGTTTCGGGTTTACGAACGTGCACATTGTGGAGGAGCAGGCAAAAGCCGATGGCAACTTCCCAACCGTGGTGTACCCGAACCCGGAAGAGAAAGAGGCCATGACGCTGGCCCTGAACAAAGCCAAAGAAATAGATGCGGACTTGGTACTGGCTACCGACCCGGACTCTGACCGCGTAGGCATTGCCGTGAAAAACCAGAATGGCGAATTTGTGCTGCTGAACGGCAACCAGACAGGTGCGCTGCTTATCAATTACCTGCTGCAGGCCTGGCAAAAAGCCGGCAAACTCACAGGCAAAGAGTTCGTGGTTAAAACCATTGTGACAACTGACCTGATAAAAGACATCGCCGATAGTTACGACGTGACCATGTATGAAACGCTGACTGGCTTTAAGTACATTGCAGAGGTAATCCGCGAGAAGGAAGGACAGGAAGTATACATTGGCGGTGGCGAGGAAAGCTACGGCTATATGATCGGTGATTTTGTGCGCGACAAGGACGGCATCTCAGCCTGCGCCCTGATTGCCGAAATGGCCGCCGTGGCCAAAGACAATGGCCAGAGCCTGTTCGAGATGATGGTGAGCATGTACGAGAAGTATAACTTCTACAAAGAAGAGCTGGTATCCATCACTAAAAAAGGACAGCGCGGCGCCGAGGAAATTCAGCAGATGATGGCCGAGATGCGCAGCAACCCGCCAAAGCAGATTGCAGGCTCTGACGTAGTGGAAGTACGCGACTACAAAATGAGCACCCGCAAACTGGTCATGACCGGTGAAGAGCAGAAGCTGACGCTGGAAAGCTCCAACGTACTGCAGTATGTGACGGAAGATGGCAGCAAAATATCTGCCCGCCCATCCGGCACCGAGCCAAAGATTAAATTCTACATGAGCGTGAACGAGCCGCTTGCCTCCGCAAGCAACTACGAAGCCACTGAACATAAGCTGGATCAGAAAGTACAGCAAATACTTGTCGACCTGAAACTGAAGTAA
- a CDS encoding nitroreductase family protein, with protein sequence MNNQFQSIKEVILTRRTTKPQQMNGQVIPDALVEQLLQLADWAPTHGHTEPWRFIVYAGDSVKEFCRQHADLYQHNCSADKFQQAKYEKLLHMGDTASHILVSYMRRGDLPKIPELEEIAATSCAIQNLLLGANALGMASYWGSGGMAYHPSMKKMLGLRDEDLVLGILYLGYADKSAGEGKRQVPLAQKVTWHR encoded by the coding sequence ATGAACAACCAATTCCAAAGTATAAAAGAAGTTATCCTGACCCGCCGCACCACCAAACCGCAGCAGATGAACGGGCAGGTTATTCCCGATGCACTTGTAGAGCAGTTGTTGCAGCTAGCCGACTGGGCTCCGACGCACGGACACACTGAGCCCTGGCGCTTTATCGTGTATGCCGGCGATAGCGTAAAAGAATTTTGCCGCCAGCACGCCGACCTTTACCAGCACAATTGCTCAGCAGACAAGTTTCAGCAGGCGAAGTATGAAAAGCTGCTGCACATGGGCGACACAGCCTCCCACATACTTGTTTCTTATATGCGCCGCGGCGATTTACCCAAGATTCCGGAACTGGAAGAAATTGCCGCCACTTCCTGCGCAATCCAGAACCTGCTTCTGGGTGCCAACGCTCTGGGAATGGCCAGCTACTGGGGCTCGGGCGGAATGGCATACCACCCGAGTATGAAAAAAATGCTGGGGCTGCGCGACGAGGATTTGGTGCTGGGAATTTTATACTTGGGCTACGCTGATAAATCCGCCGGGGAAGGAAAGCGGCAGGTCCCGCTGGCGCAGAAGGTGACCTGGCACAGGTAG
- a CDS encoding phosphoglycerate kinase encodes MTTIDQYNFASKKALVRVDFNVPLNDEHQITDDTRIRAAVPTVRKILDDGGAVILMSHLGRPKLGPEEKYSLRHLVPHLEQVFNTNVLFAPDCIGPEAAQMAHDLQPGQILLLENLRFHKAEEKGDPDFARELARLGDVYVNDAFGTAHREHASTAVIAQYFPNDKMMGYVMQSELDNARRVLGNAERPYTAIMGGAKISDKILIIEKLLDRVDNLIIGGGMSYTFVKADGGDIGSSLVEEDKLDLALRLIGMAKEKGVNIMIPVDSVVADGFSNDANTDISLSHHIKPMWMGLDIGPTAREQYAAVIANSKTILWNGPMGVFEMSNFAVGTEAVAEAVVAATANGAYSLIGGGDSAAAVNQMGYTDRVSYVSTGGGALLEYMEGKTLPGVAALERRDY; translated from the coding sequence ATGACAACGATAGACCAGTATAACTTTGCCAGCAAAAAGGCATTGGTGCGCGTAGACTTTAACGTACCGCTCAACGACGAGCACCAGATCACAGACGACACCCGTATCCGGGCTGCTGTGCCCACTGTTCGCAAGATTTTGGATGATGGCGGCGCCGTGATCCTGATGTCGCACCTGGGCCGCCCGAAGTTGGGGCCGGAGGAAAAATATTCGCTGCGCCACCTGGTGCCACACCTGGAGCAGGTGTTCAATACAAACGTGCTGTTCGCGCCTGATTGTATTGGCCCTGAAGCAGCCCAGATGGCACACGACCTGCAGCCAGGCCAGATCCTGTTGCTCGAAAACCTGCGCTTCCACAAAGCCGAGGAAAAAGGAGATCCTGACTTTGCCCGCGAACTGGCCCGCCTGGGCGATGTATACGTAAACGACGCCTTCGGCACCGCACACCGCGAGCATGCCTCCACAGCTGTAATCGCACAGTACTTCCCGAACGACAAGATGATGGGCTATGTGATGCAGTCGGAGTTGGATAATGCCCGCCGCGTACTGGGCAATGCCGAGCGCCCTTACACAGCCATCATGGGGGGCGCCAAAATTTCAGACAAAATCCTGATCATCGAGAAGCTGCTGGACCGCGTTGACAACCTGATCATCGGTGGGGGCATGTCTTATACCTTTGTGAAAGCAGATGGCGGTGACATCGGTTCTTCCTTGGTGGAGGAAGATAAACTGGACCTGGCACTACGCCTCATTGGTATGGCCAAAGAGAAAGGCGTAAATATCATGATTCCGGTTGACTCTGTGGTAGCTGATGGCTTCAGCAACGATGCCAACACCGACATTAGCCTAAGCCATCACATCAAGCCAATGTGGATGGGCCTGGACATAGGCCCAACTGCTCGGGAGCAGTATGCCGCCGTTATCGCTAATTCTAAAACCATATTATGGAACGGCCCGATGGGTGTGTTTGAGATGTCGAACTTTGCTGTGGGTACTGAGGCTGTGGCCGAAGCCGTGGTGGCAGCCACCGCTAACGGTGCTTATTCGCTGATAGGCGGTGGCGACTCTGCCGCAGCCGTAAACCAGATGGGCTACACCGACCGCGTATCCTATGTTTCTACGGGCGGTGGTGCCTTGCTGGAGTACATGGAAGGCAAAACTTTGCCGGGCGTGGCCGCCTTAGAGCGCCGCGATTACTAA
- a CDS encoding amidase family protein — protein sequence MSKSIYFLWQAAVCLLLLFAGCSPETKQASSSATAKVVPFELQEATISEIHQAFREGTCNCQQLVAAYLERIEKYDQPTKLNAIVVTNPEAMARARQLDEEFASTRRLQPLHCIPVIVKDNYNTAGLQTAAGSLAMKGYKPATDAYQVQELKEAGAIVLAKSNMAEWAFSPMVSISSIAGETLNPYNLEHVPAGSSGGTAAAVAANFGTVGLGTDTGNSIRGPSSHNALVGFRTTMGLTSRAGIVPLYLRNDVGGPMARTVEDATRVLEVIAGYDPADPLTQHSQGKVPQNYQQYLDKDGLKGARIGVLRILSDKNPDPQVKALFEQAIADLKALGAEVVDVSVPDFDALSKDQWCDVFQADLNAYLAAQGESVPVKNLDEVVASGKYAPYIEENLKYFQQNQFTAEAGSNACGDAYTDPKRIAFREAVEKAMDKYNVGALIYPTWNNPPAKAGDFEGYKGDNSQIIAPHTGQPAFTVPMGFTYENLPAGLQFLGRMYDEPTLIKYTYSYEQGTRHRKPPVKFSK from the coding sequence ATGTCTAAATCAATCTACTTTCTTTGGCAGGCAGCTGTCTGCCTACTGCTGCTGTTTGCCGGCTGCAGCCCCGAAACGAAGCAGGCTTCCTCCTCTGCCACAGCCAAAGTTGTTCCCTTCGAACTGCAGGAAGCAACTATTTCAGAGATTCATCAAGCTTTCAGGGAAGGCACCTGCAACTGCCAGCAACTCGTGGCGGCTTACCTCGAGCGCATCGAGAAGTATGACCAGCCCACAAAACTCAATGCCATTGTCGTTACCAACCCAGAGGCCATGGCACGTGCCCGGCAACTCGACGAGGAGTTTGCTTCTACCCGACGCCTGCAACCGCTGCACTGCATCCCGGTTATCGTGAAAGACAACTACAACACGGCAGGTCTGCAAACAGCTGCGGGCTCATTGGCCATGAAAGGCTATAAACCCGCCACCGATGCTTACCAGGTGCAGGAACTGAAAGAAGCAGGCGCTATCGTGTTGGCAAAATCAAACATGGCGGAGTGGGCCTTCAGCCCGATGGTTTCCATCAGTTCCATCGCCGGTGAAACGCTGAACCCGTACAATTTAGAACACGTGCCTGCAGGTTCCAGCGGAGGAACCGCGGCGGCCGTGGCAGCCAACTTCGGCACCGTTGGCCTGGGCACCGACACCGGCAACTCCATCCGCGGCCCATCTTCGCACAACGCCTTAGTCGGCTTTCGCACCACTATGGGCCTGACGAGCCGCGCCGGCATTGTGCCGCTCTACCTGCGCAACGATGTGGGTGGGCCGATGGCACGCACGGTGGAAGACGCTACGCGCGTGCTGGAAGTGATAGCCGGTTACGATCCGGCAGACCCGCTCACTCAGCACAGCCAGGGAAAAGTGCCGCAGAATTACCAGCAGTACCTGGATAAAGATGGTCTGAAAGGTGCCCGCATTGGCGTGTTGCGTATTCTAAGTGATAAAAACCCGGACCCGCAGGTGAAGGCGCTTTTTGAGCAGGCCATTGCAGATCTGAAAGCGTTGGGAGCAGAAGTAGTGGATGTGAGCGTACCTGATTTTGATGCTTTGAGCAAAGACCAGTGGTGTGATGTGTTTCAGGCCGACCTGAACGCTTACCTGGCAGCTCAGGGCGAATCTGTTCCGGTGAAGAACCTGGATGAAGTAGTAGCCTCCGGCAAGTATGCGCCCTACATTGAGGAGAACCTGAAGTACTTTCAGCAAAACCAGTTCACGGCAGAAGCAGGTTCTAATGCCTGCGGCGATGCCTATACTGACCCCAAACGAATAGCTTTTCGGGAGGCGGTGGAGAAAGCCATGGACAAGTATAACGTTGGAGCCCTTATCTACCCAACCTGGAATAACCCACCTGCCAAAGCCGGCGACTTTGAAGGCTACAAAGGCGATAACAGCCAGATCATAGCTCCGCATACAGGCCAACCTGCTTTTACTGTACCAATGGGCTTCACCTATGAAAACTTGCCGGCAGGGCTTCAGTTTCTGGGCCGCATGTACGATGAGCCCACGCTGATCAAGTACACGTACAGCTATGAGCAGGGTACGAGGCACCGGAAGCCTCCTGTGAAGTTTTCGAAGTAA
- a CDS encoding ACT domain-containing protein, producing MAGETNLAALLRTMAPELNSGDFVFCTVPDLASIAKADIICLLREKEGATLILEKDRADALGLSYSFVAAWITLKVHSALEAVGLTAAFSKALAENSISCNVVAGYYHDHLFVAKEDATKAINVLQRLSLES from the coding sequence ATGGCAGGAGAAACAAACTTAGCCGCGCTGCTCCGAACCATGGCGCCCGAACTGAACAGCGGCGACTTCGTTTTCTGTACCGTGCCTGACTTAGCAAGTATAGCAAAGGCTGACATCATCTGCCTTTTAAGGGAGAAAGAAGGTGCTACTCTTATTCTGGAGAAAGATAGAGCCGATGCGCTTGGCCTCTCCTACAGCTTTGTTGCTGCATGGATCACATTAAAAGTGCATTCTGCTTTAGAGGCCGTTGGTTTAACTGCTGCCTTTTCGAAAGCGCTTGCTGAAAACAGTATCAGCTGTAATGTTGTGGCGGGATATTACCACGACCATCTTTTCGTAGCAAAGGAGGATGCTACGAAGGCGATAAATGTGCTGCAGCGGCTTTCGCTTGAAAGTTAA
- a CDS encoding zinc-dependent metalloprotease, protein MPKIYPALGLALLLGVTQTSCSSSKAAQQQQGETAKTEKAKPSSKSEIKSYSEVITKDAVSDQGVFTIHKVKDKYYYEIPDSLLQRDFLWISRFANLPSGLGGGYVNAGSSVNEQMVEWQKFGDKLLLKTKSYNAVAADSLPINLSVQANNYQPTIYAFDIAARSNDSSAYVIDVTKFLQSDVKAISGLDADMRKEYKVSKLDESRSFIHSAKSFPLNIEVKQDFTYDAAEPPSNAATGSISLMMNQSMVLLPAVPMQPRINDYRVGYFNINQIDYGSEAYKADEKSYIRRWQLVPKDVEAYKRGELVEPVKPIVYYLDPATPEKLRPYIKAGVEQWNEAFETAGFKNAIIAKDPPTAEEDPDFSPEDVRYSVIRYVASTTRNAMGPSVSDPRSGEIIESDIVWYHNHLRSYRNRYLLETGAANPSARTLDTPMEDLGEMMKEVITHEVGHALGLPHNMKASAAYPTDSLRSGEFTQKYGIAATIMDYARYNYVAQPNDENIRFIRQLGPYDHYSVNWGYRYLPEAHSAEAEVPTLNKWINEKTGNPMYQFGSGSGGYDPESQTEGIGADVVKASTYGLANLKRVAPKLYEWTAAQTNEYDDLEELNGELFGVWSRYIGHVVTNVGGVHENRLKPSQKGYIFTPVSAKEQAESLDWLLKNAFTSPEWLHQTDITRNVHHARYVESVRSLQARHLNNLLSSDRLARLMENEVNGVNYNALDMVRQLQRGIWSEVYSGAKIDIFRRNLQKAYLDRMNYLLNEETSRPARGNNTPVEISQSDIRSIARGELVKLQRQLKSVQGRYNNDLSRYHIDDAIVRIENILNPKKA, encoded by the coding sequence ATGCCAAAAATTTACCCGGCCCTAGGGCTCGCGTTGCTTTTGGGTGTCACCCAAACATCCTGCTCCAGTTCTAAAGCGGCGCAGCAGCAGCAGGGGGAGACGGCCAAAACTGAAAAAGCCAAGCCTTCTTCTAAATCCGAAATCAAAAGCTACAGCGAGGTTATCACCAAAGATGCTGTATCAGACCAAGGTGTTTTTACCATTCATAAGGTAAAGGACAAATACTACTACGAGATTCCTGATTCGCTGCTGCAGCGCGATTTCCTGTGGATCAGCCGCTTTGCCAACCTGCCTTCAGGTTTAGGCGGAGGCTACGTGAATGCGGGCTCTTCTGTAAATGAGCAGATGGTGGAGTGGCAGAAATTTGGCGATAAGCTCTTGCTTAAAACCAAATCCTACAACGCCGTGGCCGCCGATTCGCTGCCGATCAACCTGTCGGTGCAGGCAAACAATTACCAGCCCACCATCTACGCCTTCGATATTGCCGCGCGCTCTAACGACTCTTCTGCTTACGTTATCGATGTAACTAAATTTCTGCAAAGCGATGTGAAGGCCATCAGCGGGCTGGATGCTGACATGCGCAAAGAATATAAAGTAAGCAAGCTGGATGAGAGCCGCAGCTTTATACACAGCGCCAAAAGCTTTCCGCTGAACATTGAGGTGAAGCAGGACTTTACCTACGATGCCGCTGAGCCGCCGTCCAACGCTGCCACAGGTTCTATCAGTTTGATGATGAACCAGTCGATGGTGTTGTTGCCTGCCGTTCCGATGCAGCCCCGCATTAACGATTACCGCGTGGGCTACTTTAACATCAACCAGATTGACTATGGCTCTGAGGCGTACAAAGCCGATGAGAAATCGTATATCCGCCGCTGGCAGCTGGTGCCCAAGGACGTGGAGGCATATAAGCGCGGCGAACTGGTGGAGCCGGTGAAGCCGATTGTGTACTACCTCGATCCGGCCACGCCTGAGAAACTGCGCCCTTACATCAAGGCCGGAGTAGAACAGTGGAATGAGGCTTTTGAAACGGCTGGTTTTAAAAATGCTATTATTGCCAAAGATCCCCCAACAGCCGAAGAAGATCCTGATTTCAGCCCGGAGGACGTGCGCTACTCTGTAATCCGCTATGTGGCCAGCACAACCCGCAATGCCATGGGCCCAAGTGTTTCTGATCCGCGCTCCGGTGAGATCATCGAAAGCGATATTGTCTGGTACCACAACCACCTGCGCTCTTACCGCAACCGTTACCTGCTGGAGACAGGCGCAGCCAACCCTAGTGCCCGCACACTGGACACGCCGATGGAAGACTTGGGGGAGATGATGAAGGAAGTAATCACACACGAAGTGGGGCACGCATTAGGTTTGCCGCACAACATGAAGGCCAGCGCCGCTTACCCAACAGATTCCCTGCGCTCGGGTGAGTTCACGCAGAAGTATGGCATCGCCGCCACCATCATGGATTATGCCCGCTACAACTACGTGGCGCAGCCAAATGACGAAAATATCCGCTTCATTCGCCAGCTAGGCCCTTACGATCATTACTCCGTTAACTGGGGCTACCGCTACTTACCGGAAGCGCATAGCGCCGAGGCAGAAGTGCCTACGCTGAACAAGTGGATAAATGAAAAAACAGGTAACCCTATGTACCAGTTTGGCAGCGGCAGCGGTGGCTACGACCCGGAAAGCCAGACCGAAGGTATCGGTGCCGATGTGGTGAAAGCCAGTACGTACGGCCTCGCTAACCTGAAGCGCGTGGCCCCGAAGCTATACGAGTGGACGGCTGCCCAAACAAACGAGTATGATGACCTGGAAGAGCTGAATGGAGAGTTGTTTGGTGTTTGGAGCCGCTACATCGGCCATGTAGTTACGAATGTGGGGGGCGTGCATGAAAACCGCCTGAAGCCAAGCCAGAAAGGCTACATCTTTACGCCAGTGTCGGCAAAGGAGCAGGCCGAGTCGCTGGACTGGCTATTGAAGAATGCCTTTACATCGCCGGAGTGGCTGCACCAAACGGACATTACGCGTAACGTGCACCATGCGCGGTACGTGGAAAGTGTGCGCAGCCTGCAGGCCCGCCACCTGAACAACCTGCTCTCATCAGACAGATTGGCCCGCCTGATGGAGAACGAGGTAAACGGGGTGAACTACAATGCCCTGGACATGGTGCGCCAACTACAGCGCGGCATCTGGAGCGAAGTATACAGCGGTGCTAAAATTGACATCTTCCGCCGTAACTTGCAGAAGGCCTACCTGGACCGAATGAACTACCTGCTGAACGAGGAAACTTCCAGACCTGCCCGTGGAAATAACACGCCGGTGGAAATCAGCCAGTCAGACATCCGCTCAATAGCCAGAGGTGAATTGGTGAAGCTGCAGCGCCAATTAAAAAGCGTTCAAGGCCGTTACAACAATGATTTGTCGCGTTATCATATCGACGATGCCATTGTAAGAATCGAGAACATCCTGAATCCTAAGAAAGCATAA
- a CDS encoding DinB family protein encodes MATPTKPEVWLTGPLPDMPALLQPVAHALLQAREEVNELLQGFPEDLLWEKPAGVASVGFHLQHLKGVLDRLFTYARGEALTRAQLASLKAEGQAIDQQRPVNFLVEAFNAQVHEALEQLRSTAEHTLKESRVVGRAQLPSTVLGLLVHAAEHTQRHVGQLLVTARVLRHGVPV; translated from the coding sequence ATGGCAACACCGACTAAACCCGAAGTATGGCTAACAGGGCCACTGCCGGATATGCCGGCGCTGCTGCAACCGGTGGCGCACGCCCTGCTGCAGGCCCGCGAAGAAGTGAACGAACTGCTGCAGGGTTTTCCGGAAGATCTGCTGTGGGAAAAGCCTGCCGGTGTGGCATCTGTTGGCTTCCATCTGCAGCACCTGAAAGGTGTGCTCGACCGGCTATTTACCTACGCCCGTGGCGAGGCGCTGACAAGGGCGCAATTAGCCAGTCTGAAGGCAGAAGGACAAGCCATAGACCAGCAGCGCCCGGTAAATTTTCTGGTGGAGGCTTTCAATGCGCAGGTCCATGAAGCCTTAGAACAACTTAGAAGTACGGCGGAGCATACGCTAAAGGAATCACGCGTTGTTGGCCGTGCCCAGCTTCCGTCGACGGTATTGGGGCTGCTGGTGCACGCGGCTGAGCATACCCAGCGGCATGTGGGGCAGCTGCTGGTAACAGCGCGTGTACTGCGACATGGAGTCCCAGTCTGA
- a CDS encoding NADP-dependent oxidoreductase, which translates to MKAYILQEPGAPQNLQLQEIDTPTPKPNEVLVKVRAISINPVDTKVREGKALYNSLKEENPIIVGWDISGEVVAVGDDVKYFKVGDEVFGMVNFPGHGKAYAEYVAAPESHLAHKPANISHGEAAAATLAALTAWQVLVHQAGIKAGQRVLIHAAAGGVGHYAVQIANYYKAIVIGTASEENHEFLRNMGAVEQIDYHKYNVEDVVMDADIVLDSLGEENTRRSLATLREGGTIVSILGGATEAVQAEAKKRNIEAKSYLVHSSGEDQTQLADLLRQGHLRSHVAHTFPFEEMAKAHEQVETRKTRGKVVVILD; encoded by the coding sequence ATGAAAGCATACATACTACAAGAGCCCGGTGCCCCGCAAAATCTACAGTTACAGGAAATAGACACACCAACGCCCAAGCCAAACGAGGTGCTGGTAAAAGTAAGAGCCATCAGCATAAACCCCGTCGATACCAAGGTGCGGGAGGGCAAGGCACTTTACAATTCTTTGAAGGAGGAGAACCCAATTATTGTTGGGTGGGATATTTCCGGTGAGGTGGTGGCCGTGGGCGATGACGTGAAATATTTCAAGGTGGGCGACGAGGTGTTCGGCATGGTAAACTTCCCGGGACACGGCAAGGCCTATGCTGAGTATGTCGCCGCTCCGGAATCGCATCTGGCGCACAAGCCTGCGAACATCTCGCACGGAGAGGCAGCTGCGGCCACATTAGCCGCCCTTACGGCCTGGCAAGTACTGGTGCATCAGGCAGGTATAAAAGCAGGGCAACGCGTGCTGATTCACGCTGCAGCAGGTGGCGTGGGGCATTATGCCGTACAGATTGCGAATTATTACAAGGCCATTGTGATTGGTACTGCTTCTGAAGAAAACCACGAGTTCCTGCGCAACATGGGTGCAGTCGAGCAGATCGATTACCACAAGTATAATGTGGAGGATGTGGTGATGGATGCCGATATTGTGCTCGATTCTTTGGGAGAGGAAAATACCCGCAGGTCCCTGGCCACATTAAGAGAAGGAGGGACGATTGTCTCTATTCTGGGCGGGGCTACTGAAGCGGTGCAGGCCGAGGCAAAGAAACGTAATATCGAAGCGAAAAGCTACCTGGTGCATTCCAGCGGCGAGGATCAGACGCAACTGGCCGATCTGCTGCGGCAGGGGCACCTGCGGTCGCATGTGGCCCACACGTTTCCGTTTGAGGAGATGGCCAAGGCGCACGAGCAGGTGGAAACGCGCAAAACGAGAGGCAAAGTTGTGGTAATCCTAGACTAA